From the Leptolyngbya sp. O-77 genome, one window contains:
- a CDS encoding ATP-binding protein, which produces MKSPRSSEASLYELALSSERPLHPLQVSPTTFKSMLTAILDLLIEEHLPATLWLKFPKGDTWESEITRYCTAATAPYTLYTLGNSQGDLAEAATSSSSGQLSHLDQVSDLTAAELASLVDSPAADSPVLTHQPQPTSLNVAAQSQRIALPLGTESQFKREYLLLVMTEEFCGLILAHRPRSVRLSKPDSSPPERPLWLEELSPNSDEDIERRHPLLAIYTFESDTICRVLEGIHQAIAPAEAPESVRADLEALVAHWDEWVLSAADITPNPRIVGQLLAKQLQIQEEMWHSTAIYRRQAEIATGLQMENEELQNAIRLKDEFLKTVGQELRTPLATMKTALSLLNSPSLKPPQRQRYMDMLTHECDRQSSLITSVLELVQLENMDDTAVTQPLRLSDVVPGIVSTYQPLAQEKGILLAYTVPQDLPAVSCTVPWLRQILINLLHNGIKFTQKGGRVWVLAKLQGDYVQIEVRDTGIGIAAADIPKIFDRFYRVRQAGSGEDSGGAGLGLSIVQQLLLKCGGSISVKSKPGKGSTFNVLLSVYR; this is translated from the coding sequence ATGAAATCGCCACGCTCCTCCGAAGCTTCGCTCTACGAACTGGCCCTCAGTTCTGAGCGCCCCTTGCATCCGCTCCAGGTCAGCCCCACGACGTTCAAGTCGATGCTGACGGCGATTCTCGATCTGCTGATCGAAGAGCATTTGCCCGCAACGCTCTGGCTCAAGTTTCCTAAGGGCGACACCTGGGAGTCGGAAATTACTCGCTATTGCACGGCGGCGACCGCACCCTACACGCTCTATACCCTCGGCAATAGCCAGGGTGATTTAGCAGAGGCTGCAACGTCGTCATCTTCTGGGCAACTGTCACACCTGGATCAGGTGTCTGATCTGACGGCTGCCGAACTGGCGAGCTTGGTAGACAGCCCCGCTGCGGATTCTCCAGTTTTGACGCATCAGCCGCAACCGACCTCGCTGAACGTAGCCGCCCAGTCTCAGCGGATTGCCCTGCCGCTGGGCACCGAGAGCCAGTTTAAGCGGGAGTATCTGCTGCTAGTGATGACTGAGGAGTTTTGCGGACTGATCTTGGCCCATCGGCCGCGCTCGGTGCGCCTGTCCAAGCCAGATAGTAGCCCGCCGGAGCGGCCGCTTTGGCTCGAAGAGTTATCCCCCAACTCTGATGAAGACATAGAGCGGCGACATCCGCTGCTGGCGATTTATACGTTTGAATCGGACACGATTTGCCGGGTGCTGGAGGGCATTCATCAGGCGATCGCCCCTGCCGAGGCTCCCGAATCTGTGCGGGCTGATCTGGAAGCGCTAGTGGCACACTGGGACGAATGGGTGCTGTCCGCTGCCGACATCACGCCCAATCCGCGCATTGTCGGGCAACTGCTGGCCAAGCAACTGCAAATTCAAGAAGAAATGTGGCACAGCACCGCGATTTATCGGCGACAGGCAGAAATCGCTACCGGGCTGCAAATGGAGAATGAGGAACTGCAAAACGCGATTCGCCTGAAGGACGAGTTTTTGAAAACCGTCGGGCAAGAACTGCGAACGCCGCTGGCCACGATGAAAACTGCGCTGAGCTTGCTCAATTCTCCCAGCCTGAAGCCGCCGCAGCGCCAGCGCTATATGGACATGCTGACCCACGAGTGCGATCGCCAGAGTTCGCTAATTACCAGCGTGCTAGAGCTGGTGCAACTGGAAAATATGGACGATACAGCGGTGACGCAACCGCTGCGCCTGTCGGATGTGGTTCCGGGCATCGTCAGCACGTACCAGCCCCTCGCCCAGGAAAAGGGCATTTTGCTTGCTTACACGGTTCCGCAGGATTTACCCGCTGTGTCCTGTACGGTTCCCTGGCTGCGGCAAATTTTGATTAACCTGCTGCACAACGGCATCAAATTTACTCAAAAGGGCGGTCGAGTGTGGGTGCTGGCGAAGTTGCAAGGCGACTATGTGCAAATTGAAGTGCGCGATACGGGCATTGGCATTGCTGCCGCCGACATTCCCAAAATCTTTGACCGCTTTTATCGGGTGCGGCAGGCGGGCAGCGGCGAGGACTCTGGCGGTGCGGGGCTGGGTCTGTCTATTGTGCAGCAGCTTTTGCTCAAGTGCGGCGGTTCGATCTCTGTGAAAAGTAAGCCCGGTAAGGGATCTACTTTTAATGTGTTGCTCTCGGTTTATCGATAG
- the apcD gene encoding allophycocyanin subunit alpha-B — MSVVSQVILNADDELRYPSSGELKSISEFFQTGEQRVRIANILAENEKKIVQEASKQLWQKRPDFISPGGNAYGDRQRALCLRDYGWYLRLITYGVLAGDKQPIESIGLIGVREMYNSLGVPVPGMVESIRCLKRASLALLSDEDAAEAAPYFDYIIQAMS; from the coding sequence ATGAGTGTAGTTAGCCAGGTCATCCTCAACGCCGACGACGAACTCCGCTACCCCAGCAGTGGAGAACTCAAGAGCATCAGCGAGTTCTTTCAAACCGGAGAACAGCGCGTGCGTATCGCCAACATCTTGGCGGAGAATGAGAAGAAAATTGTGCAAGAAGCCAGCAAACAACTCTGGCAAAAGCGCCCCGACTTTATCTCTCCGGGTGGCAATGCCTACGGCGATCGCCAGCGGGCCCTCTGCCTGCGCGACTACGGTTGGTATCTGCGCCTGATTACCTATGGCGTGCTGGCGGGCGACAAGCAGCCTATCGAAAGCATCGGTCTGATCGGCGTGCGCGAAATGTACAACTCTCTAGGCGTTCCGGTTCCCGGCATGGTAGAGTCGATCCGCTGCCTCAAGCGGGCATCCCTGGCGCTGCTGAGCGACGAAGACGCTGCCGAAGCCGCTCCCTACTTCGACTACATCATCCAGGCCATGTCCTAG
- a CDS encoding UDP-N-acetylmuramoyl-L-alanyl-D-glutamate--2,6-diaminopimelate ligase, whose protein sequence is MKLVELLRALPESLQLPEHGALNAEVTGLATNSHACKPGDLFIGMPGTRVDGGEFWQSALAAGAIAAVVSESAVQKKPPTADDCIIPVSNVAQASARLAAAFYGYPAQAMKLVGVTGTNGKTTTTHLIEHFLAQAHLPVALLGTLYTRWRGHQQTALHTTPFALELQGQLAEARAAGSEYAVMEVSSHALAQGRVLECPFEVAVFTNLTQDHLDYHKDMEDYFSSKALLFSPGYLHGRAVVNLDDAYGRRLAAGLAGQSVWTYSTQDSSADLWTSDLVYEPAGVRGVLHTPLGEGPFASPLVGQFNLANLLAAVGAGLHLGLSLEAIAQSLSTFPGVPGRVEQVQVSPSQDISVIVDYAHTPDSLENLLKASRPFIQGRMICVFGCGGDRDRTKRPKMGAIAAELADWVVVTSDNPRTEDPERILQDVVAGIPASVNPTVMGDRAAAIRKAILEAQPGDGVLIAGKGHEDYQILGTEKVHFDDREQARAALLERLSLSPA, encoded by the coding sequence ATGAAGTTGGTGGAACTGCTGCGGGCGCTGCCGGAAAGCCTGCAACTGCCGGAACATGGAGCGCTGAACGCTGAGGTAACAGGGCTGGCGACGAATTCTCACGCCTGCAAGCCCGGTGATCTGTTCATTGGGATGCCGGGAACACGGGTGGACGGGGGCGAATTTTGGCAGAGTGCGCTGGCGGCAGGGGCGATCGCCGCTGTGGTGTCCGAAAGCGCCGTGCAAAAGAAACCCCCGACCGCCGACGACTGCATCATTCCGGTATCCAACGTGGCGCAGGCTTCGGCGCGGCTGGCGGCGGCGTTCTACGGCTATCCGGCGCAGGCGATGAAGCTGGTGGGCGTGACGGGCACCAACGGCAAAACCACCACCACGCACCTGATTGAGCATTTTTTGGCGCAGGCGCACCTGCCCGTGGCGCTGCTGGGCACGCTCTACACCCGCTGGCGGGGGCATCAGCAAACCGCGCTGCACACCACGCCCTTTGCCCTAGAGCTTCAGGGACAACTGGCCGAGGCCAGAGCCGCTGGGTCAGAATACGCCGTGATGGAGGTCAGTTCCCACGCGCTGGCCCAGGGGCGCGTGTTGGAGTGCCCCTTTGAGGTGGCGGTGTTCACCAACCTGACGCAGGATCACCTCGACTATCACAAAGACATGGAGGACTATTTCTCCAGCAAGGCGCTGCTGTTTAGCCCTGGCTATCTGCACGGGCGGGCCGTGGTGAACCTGGACGATGCCTACGGGCGGCGGCTGGCGGCGGGGCTGGCGGGTCAGTCGGTGTGGACCTACAGCACGCAAGATTCTAGTGCAGATCTGTGGACGAGCGATCTGGTGTATGAGCCTGCGGGCGTGCGGGGCGTGCTGCATACACCGCTGGGCGAGGGGCCGTTTGCGTCGCCGCTGGTGGGCCAGTTTAACCTGGCAAATCTGCTGGCGGCGGTGGGCGCGGGGCTGCATCTGGGCTTGAGTTTGGAGGCGATCGCCCAGTCCCTTTCCACTTTCCCTGGCGTGCCCGGCCGCGTCGAGCAGGTGCAGGTGTCGCCCAGCCAGGATATCAGCGTGATTGTGGACTATGCCCACACGCCCGACAGTCTAGAAAACTTGCTAAAAGCGTCGCGCCCGTTTATCCAGGGGCGGATGATCTGCGTGTTTGGCTGCGGCGGCGATCGCGATCGCACGAAACGTCCCAAAATGGGGGCGATCGCCGCTGAGTTAGCAGATTGGGTCGTGGTCACTTCCGACAACCCCCGCACCGAAGACCCAGAGCGGATCTTGCAAGACGTGGTGGCAGGCATTCCGGCCAGCGTCAATCCAACGGTGATGGGCGATCGCGCCGCGGCCATCCGCAAGGCCATTCTGGAGGCGCAGCCCGGTGACGGCGTGCTAATCGCGGGCAAAGGCCACGAAGATTACCAGATTCTCGGTACGGAAAAAGTCCACTTTGACGACCGCGAACAGGCCCGCGCGGCGCTGCTGGAGCGACTGTCTCTCAGTCCTGCCTAG
- a CDS encoding Npun_F5749 family FMN-dependent PPOX-type flavoprotein has product MAPNPMAPWRSPLSRALHLNRSLVYARYVQLATVRPDGRPANRTVVFRGFLEPADQLKFITDTRSAKPEQIAHQAWGEVCWYFPKSREQFRLLGRLMLIDENHPDEGLQHARQQQWQALSDAARLQFAWPHPAKPRRPVAEFSPPPPDPAVPLPTFCLLLLDPVEVDHLQLRGDPQSRDRYFETRDGWQMESVNP; this is encoded by the coding sequence ATGGCTCCAAACCCAATGGCTCCTTGGCGATCGCCCCTCTCTCGCGCTCTGCATCTCAATCGTTCGCTCGTCTATGCCCGCTACGTGCAGTTGGCCACGGTGCGGCCGGATGGTCGCCCTGCCAATCGCACGGTGGTCTTTCGCGGATTTCTGGAACCTGCCGACCAGCTCAAGTTCATCACCGATACACGCAGCGCCAAGCCGGAGCAAATTGCCCACCAGGCTTGGGGTGAGGTCTGCTGGTATTTTCCCAAAAGCCGCGAACAATTTCGCTTGCTGGGACGGCTGATGCTGATTGATGAAAATCATCCTGATGAGGGTTTGCAACATGCCCGCCAGCAGCAGTGGCAAGCCCTCTCGGATGCAGCCCGCCTGCAATTCGCCTGGCCCCATCCCGCCAAGCCGCGCCGCCCCGTGGCCGAGTTTTCGCCACCGCCCCCAGACCCCGCCGTGCCACTGCCGACGTTTTGCCTGCTGCTGCTCGACCCGGTGGAGGTGGATCACCTGCAACTGCGTGGCGACCCCCAAAGCCGCGATCGCTATTTTGAAACCAGGGATGGCTGGCAGATGGAATCGGTCAACCCCTAG
- a CDS encoding peptidoglycan-binding domain-containing protein, whose translation MLWKVAGMAIASSVLLTGGEALAQVYSFGSQGSDVAAIQSALGIFADGVYGLETENAVIAFQRRNGLMVDGQAGPETLRALGLGYLVSGGGIGGPSQPVPPGNWLGREAIVRTNSGIGVNVRNRPDGQVIAGIDDGVRVRLSGRQEFSGGLTWVELAGTGGWIASEYLVPANIGGPTDPGFPGYYGGPYRVAIPGSSDELLFQVRRFVRDAYRDSDSLRGPFINAGSFRDYSAAAAVNQQLRREGFDARVVYD comes from the coding sequence ATGCTGTGGAAGGTGGCCGGGATGGCGATCGCCTCCTCCGTCTTGCTCACAGGCGGCGAAGCGCTAGCCCAAGTCTACAGCTTCGGCAGCCAAGGATCAGATGTTGCCGCAATTCAGTCGGCGCTGGGCATCTTCGCCGACGGCGTATACGGTCTTGAAACAGAAAACGCAGTGATCGCATTTCAACGACGAAACGGGTTAATGGTAGACGGACAGGCAGGCCCCGAAACGCTGCGGGCGCTGGGGCTGGGCTATCTCGTGTCGGGTGGCGGTATCGGCGGCCCGTCGCAGCCCGTTCCGCCGGGGAACTGGTTGGGGCGCGAGGCAATCGTCCGCACCAATAGCGGAATTGGCGTAAACGTGCGTAATCGTCCTGATGGGCAGGTAATTGCAGGCATCGATGATGGGGTGCGTGTGCGTCTGTCTGGACGGCAGGAATTTTCCGGTGGTTTGACCTGGGTTGAACTGGCGGGCACGGGCGGCTGGATTGCCTCTGAGTATCTGGTGCCTGCCAACATCGGCGGCCCGACCGACCCAGGGTTTCCGGGCTATTACGGTGGCCCCTACCGGGTTGCCATACCGGGGAGCAGCGATGAGCTACTGTTCCAGGTGCGTCGCTTTGTGCGCGATGCCTACCGCGACTCGGACTCACTGCGGGGGCCGTTCATCAATGCAGGCTCTTTCCGCGATTACTCTGCCGCTGCGGCTGTGAATCAGCAGCTTCGGAGAGAAGGGTTTGATGCGCGCGTCGTCTATGACTAG
- a CDS encoding YbaY family lipoprotein, with product MPPQVGFSLAPLLLGLLVGTGAIPAGIASRIAQTPVPEIPPEVAPDASPELPPASSPDLPPDLPPELAPDDPQAQAAVSGTVVSLQRSALPPNAILSVQLLDLTRASASAIVLAEQTIRTNGRQMPLNFEVLYDPALIQDNHRYAVRARVFVNGAIALTSPQTYPVITTGNPSRVEVRVEPVR from the coding sequence ATGCCACCGCAAGTTGGATTTTCCCTAGCTCCTCTACTGCTTGGCCTACTGGTCGGGACGGGGGCGATTCCCGCAGGGATCGCTTCGCGAATCGCCCAAACCCCGGTTCCAGAAATTCCGCCAGAGGTCGCACCCGATGCATCACCAGAATTGCCACCGGCATCGTCGCCAGACCTGCCGCCAGACCTGCCGCCAGAATTAGCACCTGACGATCCCCAGGCTCAGGCTGCCGTTAGCGGCACAGTGGTTTCTCTCCAGCGCAGTGCCCTTCCGCCCAATGCCATTCTTAGCGTGCAACTACTGGATCTGACACGGGCTAGCGCTTCTGCTATTGTGCTGGCGGAGCAGACGATTCGCACCAACGGGCGACAGATGCCGCTCAATTTTGAAGTTCTCTACGACCCAGCGCTGATTCAGGACAACCATCGCTACGCCGTTCGCGCTCGCGTGTTCGTCAATGGGGCGATCGCCCTGACCAGTCCCCAGACCTATCCTGTCATTACTACAGGCAATCCGAGCCGAGTCGAGGTGCGGGTAGAGCCAGTAAGGTGA
- a CDS encoding acetate kinase, translating into MKILVMNAGSSSQKSCLYELPEAALPEHPPEPLWEAQIDLTHAEGVAEIKVKTAAGVKKTESYPTSSRVEATHHLLETLWTGDTRVIDRPSEIDMVGHRVVHGGEDYRASVFVTADVKAAIARLAKFAPVHNPVNLEGIETLEQILGSSVPQVAVFDTAFHGTLPPAAYVYPGPYAWLEQGIRRYGFHGTSHSYCAQRAAQLLGRPLTDLRLMICHLGNGASLSAVCGGQCIDTTMGFTPLEGLMMGSRSGSVDPGILLYLIRDLGYTPDQVDTMLNRESGLEGVSGVSNDMRLVLEAIAQGNERAKLAIDVYVHRLRSLMGSMLASLGGLEAIVFTAGVGENAPNIWQAACEPFQFMGLRLDPAKLSRSPDDQDIAAADSTVRVLIIHTQEDWAIAQDCWHLSKTLVGAEN; encoded by the coding sequence ATGAAAATTTTGGTCATGAACGCTGGCTCCAGCAGCCAAAAGTCCTGCTTATACGAATTGCCGGAGGCGGCGCTGCCAGAGCATCCGCCGGAGCCGCTGTGGGAAGCGCAAATCGACCTGACCCATGCCGAAGGCGTGGCAGAAATTAAGGTAAAAACGGCGGCCGGCGTGAAAAAAACGGAGAGCTATCCCACCTCGTCGCGGGTTGAGGCCACTCATCACCTGCTGGAAACCCTATGGACAGGGGACACAAGAGTGATCGATCGCCCTAGTGAAATCGACATGGTGGGGCATCGCGTGGTGCATGGCGGCGAAGACTATCGCGCCAGTGTGTTTGTGACGGCGGACGTGAAAGCGGCGATCGCCCGTCTGGCCAAGTTTGCCCCCGTTCACAACCCAGTCAATCTGGAAGGGATTGAAACCCTAGAGCAAATTTTGGGCAGCAGTGTCCCCCAGGTTGCCGTGTTCGACACCGCCTTTCACGGCACCCTGCCGCCTGCGGCCTACGTCTATCCGGGACCCTATGCATGGCTGGAACAGGGCATCCGGCGCTACGGCTTTCACGGCACCAGTCATAGCTACTGCGCTCAGCGAGCAGCCCAACTGCTGGGGCGGCCGCTGACCGACCTGCGGCTGATGATTTGCCATTTGGGAAATGGGGCATCGCTCTCGGCAGTGTGCGGCGGGCAGTGCATAGACACCACAATGGGCTTTACGCCGCTGGAGGGGCTGATGATGGGCAGCCGCTCTGGCTCTGTCGATCCGGGCATTTTGCTGTACTTGATCCGCGATCTAGGCTATACGCCCGATCAGGTGGACACCATGCTAAACCGGGAGTCGGGGCTGGAGGGCGTGTCGGGCGTGTCGAACGATATGCGGCTGGTGCTGGAGGCGATCGCCCAAGGCAACGAGCGGGCGAAGCTAGCAATCGATGTCTACGTTCACCGCCTGCGGTCGCTCATGGGCAGTATGCTAGCGAGTCTGGGCGGGCTGGAGGCGATTGTGTTTACGGCTGGTGTCGGCGAAAACGCGCCCAATATCTGGCAAGCCGCCTGCGAACCGTTCCAATTTATGGGACTGCGGCTCGACCCTGCGAAGCTCAGCCGCAGCCCAGACGATCAGGACATCGCCGCAGCTGATTCCACGGTGCGCGTGCTAATTATCCACACCCAGGAAGATTGGGCGATCGCCCAGGACTGTTGGCATCTGTCGAAAACACTGGTCGGCGCAGAAAATTAA
- a CDS encoding FAD-dependent oxidoreductase: MKRFFFSRRLAWIIPVASLLAGASSAVLVSTIEQYTQAETTDGKLSAAEPSFAQDSAPDAETVNPNDGAENAQTLNSSKQSDPTEIGSDNSFLLPNGRPSLSPLPAPAETWECEVAVVGGSLGGVAAASHAMRTGAKTCLIELTPWMGGQISSQGVSAVDESRNMLERNNFSPSWQSFKDFILQQPVTLPAWTGITAPLTVAQINSCWVGRLCFPPQVGAVVSQEWLKRAAQYSTGSKWSAFTAFKGAEFDETGRFITAIYAVRRSPRESGYVPQGRPSVELATWYAWEEDATFRKTPIKLQPPPGKRMIVIDATDTGEVVGWAKVPLRVGSESQNTTGEVNAADFDNPECTQAFTFPFAMGIRADGGQSIKTLEYVQSFYPRAEHMRVYTLEGVPMFHGRSFFNYRRIVSLNRSDPFFGSPVLNDITLVNWTQGNDWNWMNPPLILTPEKLMQTGQYQNWMGGVSLRSMRHAENHALMFAHWLLEQPPDPALPLAYLAGADSPMGTVSGLSMLPYIREGRRILGRSAYGQTEFMLREADLREDMEGRDFRATAVGVTHYDIDIHGCRYRNWEPTGEAVKASVKEYYIRPVQIPLESLIPQGVENLLVGGKAIAATHIATAMTRIHHGEWTIGSAAGVTAGWLVNQPDLQPAQIVPQGKMPQLQQYMIEQGLRLDW, encoded by the coding sequence ATGAAACGGTTTTTCTTCTCTCGTCGTTTAGCATGGATTATTCCCGTTGCAAGCCTGCTGGCCGGGGCTAGTTCTGCTGTACTAGTCAGCACAATTGAGCAATATACTCAGGCCGAAACGACCGATGGAAAACTATCCGCAGCAGAGCCTTCTTTTGCCCAAGACTCTGCGCCGGATGCTGAAACAGTCAACCCCAATGATGGAGCAGAAAATGCTCAAACCCTGAATTCTTCTAAGCAATCTGACCCCACAGAAATCGGATCGGACAACTCTTTTTTGCTGCCCAATGGTCGCCCAAGTTTGTCACCACTCCCAGCACCAGCCGAAACTTGGGAATGTGAAGTCGCAGTGGTGGGCGGGTCCTTGGGCGGGGTGGCGGCTGCTTCTCACGCCATGCGGACGGGCGCGAAGACCTGCCTGATCGAGCTAACGCCGTGGATGGGCGGACAAATTAGCTCCCAGGGGGTGTCTGCGGTAGACGAGTCCAGAAACATGCTGGAGCGGAATAACTTTTCGCCCAGCTGGCAGAGTTTCAAGGACTTTATCTTGCAGCAGCCCGTTACGCTGCCTGCCTGGACGGGGATTACCGCGCCCCTCACGGTAGCCCAGATCAATAGCTGCTGGGTCGGGCGGCTGTGTTTTCCGCCGCAGGTGGGGGCGGTGGTGTCTCAGGAGTGGCTCAAGCGGGCGGCGCAATATTCCACAGGCAGCAAGTGGAGCGCGTTTACCGCCTTCAAAGGCGCAGAGTTTGATGAAACGGGACGGTTTATCACCGCGATTTACGCAGTGCGGCGATCGCCCCGCGAATCGGGCTACGTGCCCCAGGGCCGCCCGTCGGTGGAGCTAGCCACCTGGTATGCCTGGGAAGAAGATGCCACCTTCCGCAAAACCCCGATCAAGCTCCAGCCGCCACCCGGCAAGCGGATGATCGTGATCGATGCAACAGATACGGGCGAGGTCGTTGGCTGGGCCAAAGTGCCGCTGCGCGTCGGCTCCGAATCGCAAAACACCACCGGCGAGGTCAACGCCGCCGATTTCGACAACCCAGAATGCACCCAGGCCTTTACGTTTCCCTTCGCAATGGGCATCCGCGCCGATGGTGGCCAGAGCATCAAGACGCTGGAATATGTCCAGTCATTTTATCCTCGCGCCGAGCATATGCGGGTCTACACGCTAGAAGGCGTGCCGATGTTTCACGGGCGCAGCTTTTTCAACTATCGGCGGATCGTCAGCCTGAATCGCAGCGACCCCTTCTTTGGCAGCCCCGTCCTCAACGACATTACGCTGGTCAACTGGACGCAGGGCAACGACTGGAACTGGATGAATCCGCCGCTAATCCTGACCCCCGAAAAGCTCATGCAAACCGGGCAATATCAAAACTGGATGGGCGGCGTGTCGCTGCGGTCTATGCGCCATGCAGAAAATCATGCGCTTATGTTTGCCCATTGGCTCCTGGAGCAGCCGCCCGATCCAGCACTGCCGCTGGCCTACTTGGCGGGGGCCGATTCCCCAATGGGGACGGTTTCTGGGTTAAGCATGTTGCCCTACATTCGCGAGGGGCGGCGAATCCTAGGGCGCTCGGCCTACGGACAGACGGAGTTTATGCTGCGCGAGGCTGACCTGCGGGAAGACATGGAGGGACGAGACTTTCGGGCAACTGCGGTAGGTGTGACCCATTACGATATTGACATTCACGGCTGTCGCTATCGCAACTGGGAACCGACGGGCGAGGCAGTCAAAGCTTCGGTGAAAGAATATTACATTCGCCCCGTGCAGATTCCCCTCGAAAGCCTGATTCCGCAGGGCGTGGAGAATCTGCTGGTGGGCGGAAAGGCGATCGCCGCCACGCATATCGCCACCGCCATGACCCGCATTCACCACGGCGAATGGACCATTGGCTCGGCGGCGGGGGTGACAGCCGGCTGGCTGGTCAATCAACCCGATTTGCAGCCTGCCCAGATCGTCCCCCAGGGAAAAATGCCGCAACTGCAACAATACATGATTGAGCAGGGCTTGCGGCTGGATTGGTAA